From a single Nicotiana tomentosiformis chromosome 2, ASM39032v3, whole genome shotgun sequence genomic region:
- the LOC138905128 gene encoding uncharacterized protein, with the protein MSLSSYQIEGVIRCPCVKCDCVKFKKPEEVKLHLYRKEFIENYFVWTNHGEIDGSRGIFHNMVVGESSRLVKNRNHDYRIQDMVADTFGMHSGGDPNKNVVQTLHDDAKYFYEQLEETSRPLSEGSPHSELRPPGGMCHPSDGEAWKHFYSTYPDYASEPRNIQLGLCLRDRSSDPPTSSTHASDTHAEDDDPEAMHYDRYGRIIIVPEGNVFRPGKQTMNIITNAIKKLYDGPYATWTDFPYSLKEQIFNQFKCVWEDRYSGKVAANFHHKARKKLSDHFSDGRKKNKRPDLCLQHLWDDLLRQWKTEDFLQKSEKGKKARSSEKGGSLHTRGSISIGTIRRRLVIA; encoded by the exons atgtcactttcatcataccaaattgaaggagtaattaggtgcccttgtgtcaagtGCGATTGCGTGAAGTTCAAAAaaccggaggaagttaagcttcatctttataggaaggagtttatagagaattactttgtgtggactaaccatggagagatcgatggtagccgtggaatatttcataacatggttgttggtgaaagtagtaggttaGTGAAGAATAGAAATCATGATtatagaattcaggatatggttgcggatacTTTTGGGATGCACTCCGGGGGTGATCCCAATAAAAATGTTGTACAAACTCTTCATGatgatgcaaaatatttttatgaacaattAGAAGAAACTAGTCGTCCACTaagtgaaggaagtccgcactctgagct aagaccacctggtggtatgtgtcatccttcagatggagaagcttggaagcacttttaTAGTACATATCCAGATTATGccagtgaaccaaggaacattcagTTAG GACTTTGCCTGCGAGACCGTAGTTCTGATCCCCCTACATCGTctacacatgcctctgatacacatgctgagGATGATGATCCAGAGGCAATGCATTATGATcgctatggcaggatcatcatagtccctgagggtaacgt gttcaggccgggtaagcAGACGATGAATATAATCACCAATGCGATcaaaaagctttatgatggcccttatgcgacttggactgattttcCATActcgctgaaggagcaaattttcaatcagttTAAG tgtgtatgggaagaccgctatagcgggaaagtggctgcaaattttcatcataaagcccGCAAGAAATTGTCGGATCATTTCTCGGAtggtagaaagaagaacaagaggcctgactTGTGTTTGCAACATTTATGGGATGATTTGTTAAGGCAATGGAAGACCGAGGATTTCTTACAGaagagcgaaaaaggaaagaaagctcgctcatccgagaagggaggctccttgcacactaggGGTTCTATCAGCATCGGGACAATAAGAAGAAGattggtaattgcttaa
- the LOC104087267 gene encoding coniferyl alcohol acyltransferase-like, with amino-acid sequence MGAKRDFNVNVIKTEVVAASLPMQEHWLPQSNLDLLLPPMDVGVFFCYQNPIISGLPKYSFGSMIKVLKVSLAETLVSYYAFAGELVQNLAGEPEILCNNAGVNFTEAWADVELKEINLYNPDESIEGKLVPKKKHGVLAVQATHLKCGGIVVACTFDHRVADAYSTNLFLVSWAEIAQSKPLSQLPSFRRSFLFPRRPSYYDPLVIDSMYIPISALKQETRAVTNIDDNDQVISRIYYVKAEDIIRLQSLANSCNNDMISTKFHRFTKLETFSAFLWKTIANGMEKNSTPYYENFMFGIVVNGRSRLSDGDKEQAKVLKGYFGNVLSIPFGEKKVEKLKEKPLSWVARAVHEFLEHAETKEHFLGLINWVEDHRPEPALARIYATNEDAPAVVVSSGQQFPVGKIDFGWGEPVFGSYHFPWEGKAGYVMPMPSPKGNGDWVVYMHMLKWQLELVEASASNVFKPLTADYLNLK; translated from the exons ATGGGTGCCAAAAGGGACTTCAATGTGAATGTGATCAAAACTGAGGTGGTGGCAGCATCGTTGCCAATGCAAGAGCATTGGCTACCACAGTCAAATCTTGATTTGCTCTTGCCTCCAATGGACGTTGGAGTTTTCTTTTGTTATCAGAACCCCATTATTTCTGGGTTACCAAAATATTCATTTGGGTCAATGATCAAAGTTCTTAAGGTTTCTTTGGCTGAAACCTTGGTTTCCTATTATGCATTTGCAGGGGAGTTAGTTCAGAACCTTGCTGGAGAGCCCGAAATTCTTTGCAACAATGCGGGAGTCAATTTCACAGAAGCTTGGGCTGATGTAGAGCTCAAAGAAATCAACTTGTATAATCCAGATGAAAGTATAGAGGGTAAGCTTGTACCAAAGAAGAAGCACGGTGTACTAGCCGTTCAG GCTACACATCTCAAATGTGGAGGAATAGTGGTGGCTTGTACATTTGATCATAGAGTTGCTGATGCTTATTCAACCAACTTGTTTCTCGTATCATGGGCAGAAATAGCTCAGTCCAAACCACTATCTCAGCTCCCATCTTTCCGACGTTCCTTTCTTTTTCCACGGCGTCCCTCCTACTACGATCCCTTGGTGATAGACAGCATGTATATACCTATCTCTGCCCTAAAACAAGAAACACGTGCTGTCACAAATATTGATGATAATGATCAAGTTATAAGCAGAATTTACTATGTCAAGGCTGAAGACATCATCCGCCTCCAATCATTAGCAAATAGTTGTAATAACGACATGattagcacaaaattccacaggtTTACTAAGCTTGAAACATTCAGTGCTTTCCTATGGAAAACTATAGCCAATGGGATGGAAAAAAATAGTACTCCTTATTACGAGAACTTCATGTTTGGGATTGTGGTTAATGGTAGGAGTAGATTGAGCGATGGAGATAAAGAACAAGCCAAGGTACTAAAAGGGTATTTTGGGAATGTTCTTTCCATCCCATTTGGTGAGAAGAAAGTGGAGAAACTAAAGGAGAAACCTTTAAGTTGGGTAGCAAGAGCAGTTCATGAGTTTCTTGAACATGCAGAAACTAAAGAACATTTCCTTGGGTTAATAAATTGGGTGGAAGATCATCGTCCAGAACCAGCTTTAGCAAGAATCTACGCCACAAATGAAGATGCACCGGCGGTGGTGGTGTCGTCGGGGCAACAGTTTCCGGTGGGGAAGATTGATTTTGGATGGGGAGAGCCAGTGTTTGGGTCGTATCATTTTCCATGGGAAGGGAAAGCAGGATATGTGATGCCAATGCCGAGTCCTAAAGGAAATGGAGATTGGGTTGTTTATATGCACATGCTGAAATGGCAGTTGGAATTGGTTGAGGCCTCTGCGTCCAATGTGTTCAAGCCCCTGACTGCAGATTATCTCAACTTGAAGTAA